The following are from one region of the Synechococcus sp. CBW1108 genome:
- a CDS encoding 6-carboxytetrahydropterin synthase, with amino-acid sequence MTAAFTCSKTFSGYPCCHRQWRHSGHCRFVHGYSRSFSFWFRAGSLDENGFVVDFSSLSALEAQLAEQFDHTFLVNADDPQLATWRDLHAQGALDLRVMDNVGMEASAKLVWGWANALLHERDGGRSCCWKTEARENMKNAACYEELPEWFRG; translated from the coding sequence ATGACCGCCGCCTTCACCTGTTCGAAGACCTTCAGCGGCTACCCCTGCTGCCATCGCCAATGGCGCCATAGCGGCCACTGCCGCTTCGTGCATGGCTACAGCCGCAGCTTCAGTTTCTGGTTCAGGGCCGGGAGCCTTGACGAGAACGGATTTGTGGTCGACTTCTCCAGCCTGAGCGCCCTGGAGGCTCAACTGGCGGAGCAATTTGACCACACCTTCCTGGTCAATGCCGACGATCCACAACTCGCCACCTGGCGGGATCTCCACGCCCAGGGCGCCCTGGATCTACGGGTCATGGATAACGTCGGCATGGAAGCGAGCGCAAAACTCGTTTGGGGCTGGGCCAACGCGTTGCTGCATGAGCGCGATGGCGGACGCAGTTGCTGCTGGAAAACCGAAGCCCGCGAAAATATGAAAAATGCCGCCTGCTACGAGGAGCTACCTGAGTGGTTCAGGGGCTGA
- a CDS encoding prevent-host-death protein, protein MATPIEVTRHGRTVGLYVPLPQKSDLSEHERLLEAGRLMQNELQRLGLTEEELAADFKDWRRAQQQQAHA, encoded by the coding sequence ATGGCCACCCCGATCGAGGTCACGCGCCATGGCCGCACCGTTGGGCTCTATGTGCCCCTGCCCCAGAAGTCAGATCTCAGTGAGCACGAGCGACTGCTGGAAGCGGGTCGGTTGATGCAAAACGAGCTGCAGCGGCTAGGCCTGACAGAAGAGGAGCTGGCTGCTGACTTCAAGGACTGGAGGCGAGCCCAGCAGCAACAGGCCCACGCCTGA
- a CDS encoding permease, producing the protein MAWLATAWAIFQGLLVEALPFLLIGVAIASLARWLAPGGRWMQKLPRHPVLGPLTGAALGFALPACECGNVPVARRLLAGGAPLGTALGFLFAAPVLNPIVLASTWVAFPNQAWLLAARPGGALLLSLLLASVLPLLPETALLDPALLEERRLNQPLAEVGLLERRTGLVGPATPKALPDKTPRPPLQEVLQHGSREFLDLAVLLVLGCAIAATVQTLLPRSWLLAVGGAPTLSVLSLMLLAVVVSVCSSVDAFLALGFAAQITPGALFAFLVLGPVVDLKLLGLLRVLLRPKAIALTSAAAAVTVLVLGQWINLLLL; encoded by the coding sequence TTGGCTTGGCTGGCCACCGCCTGGGCCATTTTTCAGGGCCTGCTCGTCGAAGCCCTGCCCTTTCTGCTGATCGGGGTGGCAATTGCCAGCCTGGCCCGCTGGCTAGCCCCTGGGGGCCGGTGGATGCAGAAGCTGCCCCGCCACCCGGTGCTGGGGCCCTTGACCGGGGCTGCCCTGGGTTTTGCCCTGCCCGCCTGCGAGTGCGGCAACGTGCCGGTGGCCCGGCGACTCCTGGCTGGCGGTGCCCCCCTGGGCACCGCCCTGGGCTTTCTGTTTGCCGCACCGGTACTCAACCCGATCGTGCTGGCCAGCACCTGGGTCGCCTTCCCCAACCAGGCCTGGCTGCTGGCGGCCCGCCCAGGCGGAGCCCTGCTGCTGTCCCTGCTGCTGGCCAGCGTGCTGCCCCTGCTGCCTGAAACAGCTCTGCTCGACCCGGCCCTGCTGGAGGAACGGCGGCTCAACCAGCCCCTGGCGGAGGTGGGCCTGCTGGAGCGGCGCACGGGCCTGGTCGGCCCCGCGACGCCAAAGGCGCTACCGGACAAGACGCCCCGGCCACCCCTGCAGGAGGTGCTGCAGCACGGCAGCCGCGAGTTTCTGGATCTGGCGGTGCTGCTGGTGCTGGGCTGCGCGATCGCCGCCACGGTGCAGACCCTGCTACCCCGCAGCTGGCTGCTGGCGGTGGGGGGAGCCCCCACCCTCTCGGTGCTCAGCTTGATGCTGCTGGCGGTCGTGGTTTCGGTGTGCTCCAGCGTGGATGCCTTTCTCGCCCTGGGATTCGCCGCCCAGATCACCCCCGGGGCCCTGTTTGCCTTTCTGGTGCTCGGCCCGGTGGTTGACCTGAAGTTGCTCGGGCTGCTCCGCGTGCTGCTCCGGCCAAAGGCAATCGCCCTCACCAGTGCCGCTGCAGCGGTGACCGTCCTGGTGCTGGGGCAATGGATCAACTTGCTGCTGCTGTGA
- a CDS encoding peptidase has product MVRIWGAIFLVASLWLLPAPAPAEQGKGAAGDYRHRLEPTPHGWPRLRQWCVWIEPVAAIGPAARWDQAWLKAVEAALASWGELVAISRAGSPEQAQVKLLRRRPPLQGGRASHGRAELELASVQRGGETLLEPRVRVSISPGQRAEAIQATALHELGHAFGLWGHSDQPLDAMAAVPGPTPILALTGRDRATFLWLQQQPGLGGQEGTADPGQAPCGP; this is encoded by the coding sequence GTGGTTCGGATCTGGGGCGCCATTTTCCTGGTGGCCAGCCTTTGGCTGCTGCCAGCACCTGCGCCAGCCGAGCAAGGCAAGGGAGCCGCTGGTGACTATCGCCACCGGCTCGAGCCCACCCCCCATGGCTGGCCGCGGCTGCGCCAGTGGTGCGTCTGGATTGAGCCCGTTGCCGCAATCGGCCCCGCAGCCCGCTGGGATCAGGCCTGGCTCAAAGCCGTGGAAGCCGCCCTGGCCAGCTGGGGGGAACTGGTGGCCATCAGCCGGGCTGGGAGCCCTGAACAGGCCCAGGTGAAGCTGCTGCGGCGCCGACCACCCCTGCAGGGCGGCAGGGCCAGCCATGGTCGCGCCGAACTGGAACTGGCTTCGGTACAACGGGGCGGCGAAACCCTGCTCGAGCCTCGGGTGCGGGTGAGCATCAGCCCTGGCCAGCGGGCTGAGGCCATCCAGGCCACAGCCCTCCACGAGCTGGGCCATGCCTTTGGCCTCTGGGGCCACAGCGACCAACCCCTAGACGCCATGGCGGCGGTGCCGGGGCCGACGCCGATCCTGGCCCTAACGGGCCGGGATCGGGCCACCTTTCTGTGGCTTCAACAGCAGCCTGGGCTAGGGGGCCAGGAAGGCACTGCCGATCCAGGCCAGGCCCCTTGTGGCCCATGA
- a CDS encoding MerR family transcriptional regulator, translated as MVRRPDDSARQAPGLRIGEVARRSGLSVKTIRFYCDQGLLNTARSEGGYRVFSGESLVELEIIRALRSMDVPIAELARILEVRRAGVCNCLVLKDSIAAKMTSIDARLEELQAMKAELARLLTSWQECGGVKPEPSARG; from the coding sequence ATGGTGCGCCGGCCCGATGACTCTGCCCGCCAAGCTCCGGGGCTTCGCATTGGTGAAGTGGCCAGGCGATCCGGCTTGTCGGTGAAAACTATTCGCTTTTATTGTGATCAGGGTTTGCTGAATACGGCCCGATCTGAAGGTGGCTATCGAGTGTTCAGTGGTGAGAGTCTGGTGGAATTGGAGATTATCCGGGCCCTTCGCTCGATGGATGTGCCGATCGCGGAGCTGGCGCGGATCCTGGAGGTGCGCCGTGCGGGTGTCTGTAATTGTTTGGTGTTAAAAGACAGCATCGCTGCCAAGATGACCTCCATCGATGCACGCCTCGAGGAGCTCCAGGCGATGAAAGCTGAGTTGGCGCGTTTGCTCACCAGCTGGCAGGAGTGCGGGGGCGTCAAGCCTGAGCCATCTGCTCGGGGTTGA
- a CDS encoding metal ABC transporter solute-binding protein, Zn/Mn family, which produces MSVVFVSRVCRPGLLGAPASALVALLACLPPAAAAPAPMVVAADGVLCDLTRTLAAEQVRVLCLIPAGADPHQAVLRPRDRQALAEAKLVLVNGYGLTPALQRVKSSAPRVAVAELAVPESPGRDPHVWHNSSQVAAMVSVVEDRLIARLPRSAASGVRQRSQAARAVLDGLGTWTGAQIRTVPESTRVLVTEHRAFSSFARRYGIRELPLLDAYTTAGVLRPATLAAMTKAIRESGTRQLFAESSPVSKTLRRVSRSSGVPVNPTPLVADGLAPGRSTVQTATGNVCTFVDGQGGRCDRAAADQLAQRWAAIR; this is translated from the coding sequence ATGTCCGTGGTTTTTGTCAGTCGGGTGTGTCGACCGGGGCTGCTGGGTGCGCCGGCGTCGGCTCTCGTCGCCCTGCTTGCCTGCCTGCCCCCTGCAGCTGCTGCCCCGGCTCCGATGGTGGTAGCCGCTGATGGTGTGCTCTGTGACCTCACCCGCACCCTCGCTGCCGAGCAGGTGAGGGTGCTCTGCCTGATCCCGGCCGGCGCCGATCCCCATCAGGCGGTCCTGCGCCCCCGGGATCGCCAGGCCCTGGCCGAGGCCAAGTTGGTGCTGGTCAATGGCTATGGACTTACCCCTGCCCTGCAACGGGTGAAGAGCTCGGCTCCGCGGGTGGCGGTGGCGGAGCTGGCTGTGCCGGAAAGCCCCGGCCGTGATCCGCACGTATGGCACAACAGCAGCCAGGTCGCCGCCATGGTGTCAGTGGTGGAAGATCGTTTGATCGCACGATTGCCACGTAGCGCAGCTTCGGGCGTGCGGCAGCGCAGCCAAGCTGCTCGCGCTGTGTTGGATGGGCTCGGCACCTGGACAGGTGCTCAGATCCGCACTGTGCCCGAGTCCACAAGAGTTCTGGTTACTGAACACCGTGCATTCAGCAGCTTTGCGCGGCGTTACGGCATCCGGGAATTGCCCCTGCTGGATGCCTACACAACTGCGGGCGTGCTGCGGCCCGCCACTCTCGCCGCGATGACCAAGGCGATTAGGGAATCGGGCACCCGTCAGCTGTTCGCCGAATCATCGCCGGTGTCGAAAACCCTGCGGCGGGTAAGTCGCAGTAGCGGGGTGCCGGTGAATCCCACCCCCCTGGTGGCCGATGGCCTGGCGCCAGGGCGCTCCACCGTGCAGACCGCCACGGGCAATGTCTGCACCTTCGTAGATGGCCAGGGCGGTCGTTGCGATCGCGCCGCTGCCGACCAGCTCGCCCAGCGCTGGGCTGCCATCCGCTGA
- a CDS encoding metal ABC transporter permease: protein MNVLMEPWWLIPFLLAGLCGLVCPLLGTLLVVQQRVLTTNLMAYAVLPGVVIAKALGWPELLGGMGGAMGAVLLAELLIAGRPSGSGQAEAVLNTVLAASLGLGVLLVQGLELPVDLDGLLFGDLLVAGPADLLRLLAALALLLLVLRLRFHQLQWLGLDPEGAAEIELPLRGLRLMMAALTVLVVVSATAAVGLALVMALICAPSLAVLSRAQSLAQALRLVAGLGVVVGVTGCGLALGFNLPPGPLMACFCLPLLWLKPAPRSWD, encoded by the coding sequence ATGAACGTGTTGATGGAGCCCTGGTGGCTGATTCCCTTCCTCCTGGCCGGGCTGTGTGGCCTGGTGTGCCCCCTGCTGGGCACGCTGTTGGTGGTGCAGCAACGAGTGCTCACCACGAATCTGATGGCCTACGCCGTATTGCCCGGCGTCGTGATAGCCAAGGCCCTGGGCTGGCCGGAGCTGCTGGGGGGCATGGGCGGGGCCATGGGTGCGGTGCTCCTGGCCGAGCTGCTGATAGCGGGCCGCCCCTCCGGCAGCGGCCAGGCGGAGGCCGTGCTCAACACCGTGTTGGCCGCCAGCCTCGGACTGGGGGTGCTCCTGGTCCAGGGCCTGGAATTGCCGGTGGATCTCGATGGCCTGCTGTTCGGCGATCTGCTGGTGGCAGGCCCCGCAGACCTGCTGCGCCTGCTAGCGGCCCTGGCCCTACTCCTTCTCGTGCTGCGGCTGCGCTTCCACCAGCTGCAGTGGCTGGGGCTCGACCCGGAGGGCGCCGCTGAGATCGAACTGCCGCTGCGCGGCCTGCGGCTTATGATGGCCGCTCTCACGGTCCTGGTCGTAGTCAGTGCCACCGCCGCCGTGGGCCTAGCCCTGGTGATGGCGCTGATCTGCGCCCCTTCTCTGGCAGTTCTTTCACGCGCCCAGAGCTTGGCGCAGGCCCTACGCCTGGTAGCCGGGCTGGGCGTGGTGGTGGGCGTCACCGGCTGCGGCCTAGCGCTGGGATTCAACCTGCCTCCCGGGCCCCTGATGGCTTGCTTCTGCTTGCCACTGCTGTGGCTGAAGCCAGCACCCCGCTCCTGGGACTGA
- a CDS encoding metal ABC transporter ATP-binding protein, whose product MAPPVDAPLLQARQLAFGYAKTAVLRSINLDVTKGSCTLIRGDNGAGKSTLLQLLQGKLQPTAGWVRLCGRPLKGQRRRLALVPQAPSLRWHYPITLAGLVGLGCGGHPQRSHTALEQVGLAALAKAPIASLSGGQRQRALIARALARQAAVLLLDEPFACLDNRSREQLGGLIQALAADGTAVVLTAHGDLPSSLEQVPQMHLEQGQLGPGDRQ is encoded by the coding sequence TTGGCTCCGCCCGTGGATGCGCCCTTGCTTCAGGCTCGCCAGCTCGCCTTTGGCTACGCCAAAACCGCCGTTCTGCGGTCCATCAACCTGGATGTCACGAAGGGTTCATGCACCCTGATACGGGGTGACAACGGGGCCGGCAAATCAACCCTGCTGCAGCTGCTGCAAGGCAAATTGCAGCCCACCGCAGGCTGGGTGCGCCTATGCGGGCGCCCCCTAAAGGGCCAGCGGAGGCGACTGGCCCTGGTGCCCCAGGCCCCAAGCCTGCGCTGGCACTACCCAATCACCCTGGCCGGCCTGGTGGGCCTGGGCTGCGGCGGCCACCCCCAACGCAGCCACACCGCCCTGGAGCAGGTGGGTCTGGCCGCCTTGGCCAAAGCCCCGATCGCAAGCCTCTCGGGCGGCCAGCGACAACGGGCCCTGATTGCCCGCGCCCTGGCCCGTCAGGCGGCCGTGCTGCTGCTCGATGAACCCTTTGCCTGCCTTGACAACCGCAGCCGCGAGCAGCTGGGCGGCCTGATCCAGGCGCTGGCGGCTGATGGAACGGCGGTGGTTCTTACCGCCCACGGGGATCTACCAAGCAGCCTGGAGCAGGTGCCGCAAATGCATCTGGAGCAAGGCCAGCTGGGGCCAGGGGATCGGCAATGA
- a CDS encoding phycobilisome rod-core linker polypeptide — protein MPLPVLATKPLTNSARVSSFLASGEETPRQSDTACLSRDRAAADGLIEQAYRQIYFHAFKVDRDAVLESQLRSGQISTRDFIRALLLSDKFTRDFYRCNSNYRVVEQVVGRVLGRPVHGQSERIAWSIVIAEQGLPAFVDALLNSPEYLGAFGDNLVPFQRSRVLPGHSAGTMPFNQQAPRYDAYWRDTMARRAPAGGTPWGVGSGWARPQWLANQPTPAVQKIWQYGVATGGFVVTGLVLWIAAAMLSTAGQG, from the coding sequence ATGCCCCTCCCCGTTCTGGCCACCAAACCACTGACCAACAGCGCCCGAGTGTCCAGCTTCCTGGCCAGCGGTGAGGAAACCCCAAGGCAAAGTGACACGGCCTGCCTATCAAGGGACCGCGCCGCCGCCGATGGGCTGATCGAGCAAGCTTATCGGCAGATTTACTTCCACGCCTTCAAAGTTGATCGGGATGCGGTGCTGGAGTCGCAGCTGCGTTCAGGCCAGATCAGCACCCGCGATTTCATTCGTGCCCTACTGCTCTCGGATAAATTCACGCGGGATTTCTACCGCTGTAACAGCAATTACCGGGTAGTGGAACAGGTCGTTGGGCGCGTGCTCGGTCGACCGGTACATGGCCAATCCGAGCGCATCGCCTGGTCAATCGTGATCGCCGAACAGGGCCTGCCAGCTTTTGTGGATGCCCTGCTGAATTCGCCGGAATACCTGGGCGCCTTCGGCGACAACCTGGTGCCTTTCCAGCGCTCAAGGGTGCTGCCCGGTCACTCAGCCGGCACCATGCCTTTCAACCAACAGGCTCCGCGCTACGACGCCTACTGGCGCGACACCATGGCCCGTCGGGCACCGGCCGGGGGGACCCCCTGGGGGGTGGGGTCGGGCTGGGCCCGGCCGCAGTGGCTGGCCAACCAACCCACCCCTGCCGTGCAAAAAATCTGGCAATACGGCGTGGCGACAGGGGGGTTTGTGGTTACGGGGCTGGTGCTCTGGATCGCAGCCGCCATGCTGAGCACGGCAGGCCAGGGCTGA
- a CDS encoding DUF2214 family protein: MPGLAAIPPEVLSRAGVAYVHYLSFMLCFGALVLERRLIKANPSKADATLMVITDVVYGLAALALLVSGILRVLYFGQGSDFYTENPLFWWKVGIYLGVGGLSLYPTVTYILWAIPLRKGELPQVSEALAGRLAWILNIELVGFALVPLLATLMARGVGLPAS, encoded by the coding sequence ATGCCTGGCCTAGCCGCCATTCCACCTGAGGTGCTTTCCCGGGCCGGGGTGGCCTACGTGCACTACCTCAGCTTCATGCTCTGCTTCGGAGCCCTGGTGCTGGAGCGGCGGCTGATCAAGGCGAATCCCAGCAAGGCCGATGCCACCTTGATGGTGATCACCGATGTGGTGTACGGCCTGGCCGCCCTGGCCCTGCTGGTTAGTGGGATTTTACGGGTGCTCTACTTCGGCCAGGGCAGCGATTTTTATACGGAGAATCCACTCTTCTGGTGGAAAGTAGGTATCTATCTCGGGGTGGGCGGCCTGTCGTTGTACCCCACCGTCACCTACATCCTCTGGGCCATTCCGCTGCGCAAGGGTGAACTGCCCCAGGTGAGCGAAGCCCTCGCCGGCCGCCTGGCCTGGATCCTCAACATCGAGCTGGTGGGCTTTGCCCTGGTGCCCCTGCTGGCCACCCTGATGGCCCGCGGTGTGGGACTTCCGGCCAGCTGA
- a CDS encoding IS1595 family transposase, protein MARNVIQFQKGLSLPDFQRLYGTEVQCEAALEKARWPGGFRCPRCNGHEHGLVYGRRLKRYQCRSCGHQATLTAGTIMQATKLPLTTWFLAFYMIGQAKTGISSLELSRHLGVNYDTAWLLHHKILRAMADREEAYLLRGKVQIDDSYLGGELPGGKAGRGSENKIPIVAAVSLNEAGRLIHARITAVSGFSSEAIAEWAKRHLAPGSQVLSDGLACFRAVTTAGCSHHAIVTGGKHPNDLPQFRWINTVLGNLKTGFNGTFHAFNFDKYARRYLGGFCFRFNRRFSMVAMTDRIANAVCCCMPCTERDLRVAEAYG, encoded by the coding sequence ATGGCGCGCAACGTCATCCAGTTCCAGAAAGGCCTTTCACTGCCTGACTTCCAGCGGCTCTACGGCACCGAGGTGCAATGTGAGGCTGCTTTGGAGAAGGCGCGCTGGCCCGGTGGGTTCCGCTGTCCCCGCTGCAATGGCCATGAGCATGGGCTGGTCTATGGCCGCAGGCTCAAGCGCTATCAGTGCCGCAGCTGCGGCCATCAGGCCACGCTCACGGCTGGCACGATCATGCAGGCCACGAAATTGCCTCTGACCACCTGGTTTCTGGCCTTTTACATGATCGGGCAGGCCAAAACAGGGATCTCCTCGCTGGAGCTCAGCCGCCACCTGGGCGTGAACTACGACACCGCCTGGCTGCTGCACCACAAGATTCTGCGGGCGATGGCTGATCGGGAGGAGGCTTACCTGCTGCGGGGAAAAGTCCAGATCGATGATTCCTACCTCGGCGGAGAACTGCCGGGCGGCAAGGCAGGTCGGGGTTCAGAGAACAAGATCCCCATCGTCGCGGCCGTCTCCTTGAATGAGGCGGGCCGGCTGATTCACGCCAGGATCACAGCCGTGAGTGGCTTCAGCTCAGAGGCCATCGCTGAGTGGGCCAAGCGCCATCTGGCGCCCGGCAGTCAGGTGCTCTCCGATGGCCTGGCCTGCTTTCGTGCCGTGACCACGGCAGGCTGCAGCCATCACGCCATCGTCACCGGTGGGAAGCACCCAAACGACTTGCCGCAGTTCCGTTGGATCAACACCGTGCTGGGCAACCTCAAGACCGGCTTCAACGGCACCTTCCACGCTTTCAATTTCGACAAGTACGCCAGGCGCTACCTGGGCGGCTTCTGCTTCCGGTTCAACCGGCGCTTCTCGATGGTTGCGATGACTGATCGCATTGCCAATGCGGTCTGTTGCTGCATGCCCTGCACGGAGCGGGATCTCAGGGTTGCGGAGGCTTATGGGTAA
- a CDS encoding iron uptake porin → MPLLRLVLSPLLLAATPFQSLVAPAPATAAELASLNSRETINDYMEQQEIDELKAWRSKNQVTSVNQFSDLRPSDWAYQALTNLVEKYGCVAGYPDGTYKGGQAMTRYEAAALLNACLDRVTEVTDELQRLMDEFKKELAVLKGRVDGLEAKVGTLEAQQFSITTKLSGLATFVVGGIVYSGSGKNNIRDYRGQPVALPENVTFNYDLQLTFDTSFTGKDLLRTNLRAGNFATSVFGGEPHALGNSAELEIAFEEDTGPNIVGIDKLFYQFPIGNQFTATVGARVGQEDMLALWPSVYPADTVLNIFTVNGAPAAYSKNLGAGAGLWWQNNGWSVSANYVSALGSDSTKGLFTTESGAIASVQIGYQQEQWGLAAIWSYVQPLTQFVPGTTPLVHISIDHGEAVGAETNAFGISAFWQPLESGWMPSVSLGWGINSTSYGVSTIGRPSVSQSWMVGLQWTDVFVKGNDFGFAVGQAVFATSLTGGVDPDDSNYVWEWWYKFQVTDNISITPALFYLSRPLGQRTPEGQGFSSLGALVKTTFKF, encoded by the coding sequence ATGCCGCTGCTCCGTTTAGTCTTATCGCCACTTCTTTTGGCCGCCACGCCTTTCCAGTCTTTGGTCGCCCCTGCACCTGCAACCGCGGCTGAACTGGCTTCGCTCAATAGTCGTGAGACCATCAATGACTACATGGAGCAGCAGGAGATTGACGAGCTCAAGGCCTGGCGATCCAAAAATCAGGTGACCAGCGTCAACCAGTTCTCCGACCTGCGCCCCAGCGACTGGGCCTATCAGGCCCTCACCAACTTGGTGGAGAAATACGGTTGCGTGGCGGGCTATCCCGACGGCACCTACAAGGGCGGCCAGGCCATGACCCGCTACGAAGCGGCAGCCCTGCTCAACGCCTGCCTCGATCGAGTCACCGAGGTGACCGACGAGCTGCAACGGTTGATGGATGAGTTCAAAAAAGAACTCGCCGTGCTCAAGGGCCGCGTAGATGGTCTCGAGGCCAAGGTGGGCACATTGGAGGCCCAGCAATTCTCCATTACCACAAAGCTTTCTGGCCTGGCGACGTTTGTTGTGGGGGGCATTGTCTATTCAGGCAGCGGTAAAAATAATATTCGGGATTATCGGGGCCAGCCAGTCGCGCTCCCTGAAAATGTAACTTTTAATTATGATTTACAACTCACTTTCGATACTAGCTTTACGGGCAAGGATCTGCTGCGCACAAATCTTCGTGCCGGCAACTTTGCCACTAGCGTCTTCGGCGGAGAGCCCCATGCTCTCGGAAATTCCGCAGAGCTAGAAATTGCTTTTGAAGAAGATACGGGCCCCAATATTGTGGGCATTGACAAGCTCTTCTACCAATTCCCCATCGGCAATCAATTCACCGCCACGGTGGGGGCGCGTGTCGGCCAAGAAGACATGCTGGCGCTCTGGCCCAGCGTCTATCCTGCTGATACGGTCCTAAACATCTTTACAGTTAACGGTGCACCAGCTGCCTATAGCAAAAATCTTGGCGCCGGTGCTGGCCTGTGGTGGCAAAATAATGGCTGGAGTGTGAGTGCAAACTATGTTTCAGCCCTTGGCTCGGATTCGACAAAAGGGCTCTTCACCACTGAGTCTGGTGCCATCGCAAGTGTGCAGATCGGTTATCAACAAGAGCAGTGGGGCCTGGCTGCGATTTGGTCATATGTGCAACCACTCACCCAGTTTGTCCCAGGTACTACTCCACTTGTGCATATCTCCATCGACCATGGAGAAGCAGTTGGTGCTGAAACCAATGCGTTCGGTATAAGTGCCTTTTGGCAGCCACTAGAAAGTGGCTGGATGCCTTCTGTGAGTCTGGGCTGGGGTATCAACAGCACAAGCTATGGCGTTTCTACGATAGGGAGACCCAGTGTCAGTCAATCCTGGATGGTGGGGTTACAGTGGACGGATGTATTTGTTAAGGGCAATGATTTTGGTTTTGCCGTTGGACAAGCCGTATTTGCAACATCGCTGACCGGCGGGGTTGACCCTGATGACAGCAACTATGTGTGGGAATGGTGGTACAAGTTCCAGGTCACAGATAATATCAGTATTACGCCCGCCCTGTTTTATCTAAGTCGTCCATTGGGGCAAAGAACTCCCGAAGGACAAGGCTTCAGTTCCCTTGGGGCTCTGGTTAAAACGACATTTAAATTCTAG
- the hisIE gene encoding bifunctional phosphoribosyl-AMP cyclohydrolase/phosphoribosyl-ATP diphosphatase HisIE, translating into MDQQPLQQSFQPPDPGFCGSLAATLHFNEKGLIPAVAQDWLDGAVLMVAWMNREAIERTLASGEVHYWSRSRQELWHKGATSGHTQVLKGLRYDCDADVLLLTIEQSGDRACHTGARSCFFDEGPTPSGGGPGAAQPPADACTELMRVIEGRRDRPEPGSYTNKLLEGGDNRILKKIGEETAEFVMACKDANANEIAGEAADMVFHLQVALAHHGVSWRQVQQVLASRRGAPRRD; encoded by the coding sequence ATGGATCAGCAGCCCTTGCAGCAATCATTTCAGCCCCCGGATCCTGGCTTTTGTGGCTCTCTAGCCGCCACGCTTCACTTTAATGAGAAAGGCCTGATCCCCGCCGTTGCCCAGGACTGGCTCGATGGCGCCGTGTTGATGGTGGCCTGGATGAACCGTGAGGCGATCGAGCGCACCCTCGCCAGCGGCGAGGTGCACTATTGGAGTCGCTCTCGCCAGGAGCTGTGGCACAAGGGGGCCACCAGCGGCCACACGCAGGTCTTGAAGGGCCTGCGTTACGACTGTGACGCCGATGTGCTGTTGCTCACGATTGAGCAGAGCGGCGATCGGGCCTGCCACACCGGCGCCCGCAGCTGTTTCTTTGACGAGGGCCCCACCCCCAGTGGTGGGGGCCCGGGGGCCGCCCAGCCCCCAGCCGACGCTTGCACCGAGCTGATGCGGGTGATTGAGGGCAGGCGCGACCGGCCCGAGCCCGGCAGCTACACCAACAAGCTGCTGGAGGGTGGTGATAACCGCATCCTCAAAAAGATCGGTGAGGAAACTGCCGAATTCGTGATGGCCTGCAAGGACGCCAACGCCAACGAGATCGCTGGCGAGGCAGCCGATATGGTTTTCCACCTGCAGGTGGCCCTGGCCCACCACGGCGTCAGTTGGCGCCAGGTGCAGCAGGTGCTGGCGTCGCGGCGGGGGGCACCCCGCCGCGACTGA